The following coding sequences lie in one Maniola jurtina chromosome 11, ilManJurt1.1, whole genome shotgun sequence genomic window:
- the LOC123869674 gene encoding protein ALP1-like: MWTAEKFAVDFQGCVKMDVQKIITLTVLVYLLRKRKRKISRKRQFWVHPLLCERKTKGLYYTYFLDLKMYEKRFFNYMRMSTNTFNLLLDTIKPKITGTGNNYRKCIPAEEKLVITIRYLATGCSLSHISHEYRIGLPTVSEIVFDVCEAIWEILKPIVMPQLTRDKWIQTAEGFQKYAQFPNCIGAIDGKHIRVIKPQHSGSLYYNYKNYFSIVLLAICDVNYKFLYVDIGAYGKCSDSSIYKDSVFYHRLLNNDLDIPSNNPIKENGQSMPFVLVGDEAFSLSEHMMRPYAGRNLNNVKTNFNYRLSRARRYIECTFGILANKWQILHRPLNVKKEFAVVIIKALCVLHNFVRERDGYDFKDTLTVPEALLEIPACLPNRANRTSTEYRDIFANYFSTDGRLPWHNL; encoded by the exons ATGTGGACGGCCGAAAAATTTGCAGTCGACTTCCAAGGATGTGTCAAGATGGACGTGCAGAAGATAATCACGCTAACTGTGCTTGTGTATTTACTACGAAAACGAAAACGGAAGATTTCACGTAAAAGACAGTTTTGGGTGCATCCATTACTTTGCGAGAGAAAGACTAAaggattatattatacttattttttggatttaaaaatgtatgagAAGAGATTCTTTAATTACATGAGAATGTCAACGAATACTTTTAACCTGTTACTGGATACAATAAAACCAAAAATTACTGGAACTGGTAACAACTATCGGAAATGCATTCCAGCAGAAGAAAAATTAGTAATAACAATAAG gtatttGGCTACTGGGTGTTCTTTATCTCATATAAGTCATGAATACCGTATAGGGCTTCCTACAGTATCGGAAATAGTATTTGATGTTTGTGAAGCAATATGGGAGATATTAAAACCAATTGTGATGCCACAATTGACCAGAGATAAGTggattcaaacggctgaaggttttcaaaaatacgCCCAATTTCCTAATTGCATCGGAGCCATCGACGGCAAGCACATTAGAGTTATCAAACCACAACATTCGGGATCTCTTTATTACAATTACAAGAATTATTTTTCAATCGTGTTACTTGCAATATGtgatgtaaattataaatttctttACGTAGATATTGGAGCATACGGCAAATGCAGTGATTCGTCAATTTACAAAGACTCTGTATTTTATCATAGGCTCTTAAATAATGATCTCGATATTCCGAGCAATAACCCCATCAAAGAAAATGGCCAATCAATGCCGTTCGTTTTAGTGGGTGATGAGGCGTTTTCACTATCGGAACATATGATGCGACCGTATGCTGGGAGAAACTTGAATAATGTAAAGACTAATTTTAATTATCGACTATCCCGTGCCCGCCGCTATATTGAATGTACATTTGGAATATTAGCCAATAAATGGCAGATTCTTCACCGACCCCTAAACGTCAAGAAAGAATTTGCAGTTGTGATTATAAAAGCTCTATGTGTGCTTCATAATTTTGTGCGAGAAAGAGACGGATATGATTTCAAGGACACGTTAACTGTACCAGAGGCTTTATTAGAAATACCTGCATGTTTACCTAATAGAGCAAATAGAACATCAACCGAATATCGAGATATATTCGCAAACTACTTCAGTACCGATGGTCGCTTGCCCTGGcacaatttgtaa
- the LOC123869677 gene encoding progestin and adipoQ receptor family member 3 has product MTLTMTRKVSECQAETVQFMPVRKLEDDCIQDKEFSSGSTLLRRGKKLEDNNNLLKEDLEYINFRRLLKYEEAPEYLQHNPYIRDGYRKLLPTRLCWESIFWWTNETMNIWTHIFGFFLLLFLTINDLVIINIHATVTDKTVAAILFSCFLVCMALSALYHTFSCRSEHDYNTFLMYDLFGIALSLLAIYTSGVYYAFWCHHEWKTFYMISVTLIFAVAMVLQIPRLQVPYLVKMCVFIGWAAYGVLPTLHWTYVMGGFDNPMVQIFFPRVIGMYVISGTAFAIYAFKVPERWFPGKVDYIGHSHQWWHVLVLGALYYWHNSAMIYVQYRMNHGCANTMRIF; this is encoded by the exons ATGACTCTAACCATGACGAGAAAAGTAAGCGAATGCCAAGCAGAGACTGTCCAGTTTATGCCCGTACGAAAA CTGGAAGATGACTGCATACAAGACAAAGAGTTTAGTTCGGGAAGCACATTGCTCAGGCGAGGCAAAAAACTAGAAGATAACAACAACCTCTTGAAAGAGGACTTAGAATACATAAACTTTAGAAGACTCCTCAAATATGAAGAAGCTCCAGAGTACTTGCAGCACAATCCATATATCAGAGATGGATATAGAAAGTTATTGCCAACCAGACTATGTTGGGAGAG CATTTTCTGGTGGACGAATGAGACAATGAACATTTGGACGCACATATTCGGCTTCTTCCTTCTGCTGTTCCTCACGATCAACGATCTCGTGATCATCAACATCCACGCGACAGTTACCGACAAGACAGTCGCGGCTATATTGTTCTCGTGTTTTCTA GTATGCATGGCTCTGTCGGCGTTATACCACACGTTCTCGTGTCGATCCGAGCACGATTACAACACGTTCCTCATGTACGATCTCTTCGGCATCGCGCTGTCCCTGCTCGCGATATACACTTCCGGTGTGTACTACGCGTTCTGGTGCCACCAC GAATGGAAGACGTTCTACATGATATCAGTGACGCTGATCTTCGCCGTGGCGATGGTGCTGCAGATCCCGCGTCTGCAGGTGCCGTACCTCGTGAAGATGTGCGTGTTCATAGGCTGGGCGGCGTACGGCGTGCTGCCCACGCTGCACTGGACCTATGTCATGGGGGGCTTCGATAACCCCATGGTGCAG ATATTCTTCCCCAGAGTTATAGGGATGTATGTCATCAGCGGGACTGCATTCGCGATTTATGCCTTCAAG GTACCAGAGCGCTGGTTCCCGGGCAAGGTGGACTACATTGGGCACTCGCACCAGTGGTGGCACGTGCTGGTGCTGGGCGCGCTGTACTACTGGCACAACTCCGCCATGATCTACGTGCAGTACCGTATGAACCACGGCTGCGCCAACACCATGCGGATATTCTAA
- the LOC123869680 gene encoding uncharacterized protein LOC123869680 encodes MANFDTERFIIEVENRRGLWDLASNDYSNKDVKRQLWLEVVDIFGGESMEDKEKAELGITLQKRWKNLRDCFTRELRRLKDVKSGSAAKRKSQYTYFNQLLFLKSVLDTNATENSLEEASQENESARSSDLETQQSASKSLRTKRKKKIPNEESDTDPLISVLHKTIATTQNDSNCDRLFLLSLLERFQTIPAAMKTKAKMEIMEIIEKYQPNCTPTTARINYSSNFNTLNDQEYDPHRPSYSGYSTTNRISDDSNYSDTHTHYSDISQNSEMIDLFPNLND; translated from the exons ATGGCCAATTTCGACACGGAAAGGTTCATAATTGAAGTTGAAAATAGAAGAGGTTTATGGGATTTAGCATCAAATGATTACTCCAATAAAGATGTTAAGCGGCAGTTGTGGCTTGAAGTGGTCGATATATTTGGCGGTGAATCCATGGAAGATAAAGAAAAGGCAGAACTTg GCATTACTCTCCAAAAAAGATGGAAAAACCTTAGAGACTGTTTCACAAGAGAGCTGCGCCGTCTTAAAGATGTCAAAAGTGGTTCTGCTGCAAAACGTAAATCACAATACACCTATTTCAACCAATTACTGTTTTTGAAATCAGTGCTGGACACAAACGCAACAGAAAATAGTCTCGAAGAGGCAAGTCAAGAAAATGAAAGTGCAAGATCTTCTGATCTTGAGACTCAACAGTCTGCATCAAAGTCGCTTAGAAcaaaaaggaagaaaaaaatACCAAACGAAGAATCCGATACAGACCCTCTAATTTCAGTTCTGCATAAGACCATAGCGACTACACAGAATGATTCAAATTGTGACAGATTGTTTCTTTTATCCCTCCTCGAAAGATTTCAAACAATCCCTGCTGCAATGAAGACCAAAGCGAAAATGGAAATCAtggaaattatagaaaaataccAACCGAACTGTACACCTACAACAGCGCGCATAAACTATTCAAGTAATTTCAATACTCTTAACGACCAAGAATATGACCCGCATCGACCGAGTTATTCAGGTTATTCTACTACCAACAGGATATCAGATGATTCAAATTACAGCGATACTCATACTCATTATTCtgatatttctcaaaattcagAAATGATAGACCTATTTCCCAATTTGAATGATTAA